A portion of the Esox lucius isolate fEsoLuc1 chromosome 20, fEsoLuc1.pri, whole genome shotgun sequence genome contains these proteins:
- the ifnlr1 gene encoding interferon lambda receptor 1, translated as MDLWPRKFIFLLLFYCGCSAIDEGKPYFISRNFNTVLHWRKADSLGEEVLYSVQYARYGEEYKPKLGCQKITALLCDLTAETPYIYSHSYRARVYANGHLLGQTVNFNPLRETVLGPPIVSVIPTKSSIKVTVMLPLGPNNRTSIEEIFNSTSFSYHIPPTIYTLTITHPSWASQVRETRNGEFVINNLRNNNTEYCGYVHYKPTKEPYRPASENQAFCVTLPGDRWLLIPWFLLFVCLLLCFLLPALVVFYQYVRKTSDIPETLKLRKTTSPPSWHIPEAIIISIAKPDPMASSCDVQKTDDNKGSRPYFQQKVQPWHSNSYKGQQGPPPDYYNDSTESSANYSMVVVEVNNNKAKVERECHQEREVNPPWSADPNIRSDCMSSWGERGPDGFSCGALPEPDGCLQNSDVVPIVLPTCRRTDGQLLLSTLLFQPEPRTTIASWADAEGQPLLLDPGRTQHGVPLLSDIVMMDKSECFNYDAGKENEVTSFEISSYAPQQTWLNQQQNGDKEEGKRL; from the exons ATGGATCTGTGGCCTAGGAAGTTCATTTTTCTGCTGTTGTTTTACTGTG GATGTTCAGCCATTGATGAAGGGAAGCCATACTTTATCTCCAGGAATTTCAACACGGTGCTCCActggagaaaagcagacagTCTTGGTGAAGAGGTCCTATACAGTGTCCAGTACGCCAG ATATGGTGAGGAATACAAGCCGAAGCTTGGGTGCCAGAAAATTACGGCTCTTTTGTGCGACCTCACTGCAGAGACTCCATACATCTATTCCCACTCATACCGCGCTCGGGTTTATGCCAACGGTCACTTGTTGGGCCAAACAGTCAATTTTAATCCTCTCAGAGAAA CTGTCCTTGGGCCACCAATTGTGAGCGTGATACCCACAAAATCATCCATAAAAGTAACTGTCATGCTACCACTGGGGCCAAACAATAGGACTTCTATTGAAGAGATTTTCAACAGCACCAGCTTTTCCTACCACATCCCTCCAACTATTTATACCTTAACCATCACACACCCCAGCTGGGCGTCACAG GTACGTGAAACCAGAAATGGAGAGTTTGTCATTAACAATCTGAGAAACAATAACACTGAATACTGTGGCTACGTGCACTACAAGCCAACCAAAGAACCGTACCGTCCTGCCAGTGAGAACCAGGCGTTCTGTGTGACGTTACCAG GTGATAGATGGCTGCTGATTCCGTGGTTCCTCCTCTTTGTGTGTTTGCTACTTTGTTTCCTCCTTCCTGCACTGGTGGTGTTTTATCAATATGTGAGGAAAACGAGCGACATCCCAGAAACACTG AAACTAAGAAAAACCACCTCACCTCCATCATGGCACATTCCAGAAGCCATCATCATCTCCATTGCTAAGCCAGACCCCATGGCGTCCTCCTGCGATGTTCAGAAGACTGATGACAATAAAGGATCCAGACCATACTTTCAACAGAAAGTCCAGCCCTGGCATAGTAACAGCTACAAGGGCCAGCAGGGTCCACCCCCAGACTACTACAACGACAGCACTGAGTCATCAGCCAATTACAGCATGGTCGTAGTGgaagtcaacaacaacaaagcgAAGGTGGAGAGGGAATGTCATCAGGAGAGAGAGGTCAACCCACCATGGTCAGCTGACCCCAACATCCGAAGTGACTGCATGTCAAGCTGGGGTGAAAGAGGCCCAGACGGATTTTCGTGTGGAGCGCTGCCAGAACCGGACGGGTGCCTACAAAATAGTGACGTGGTGCCCATTGTCCTCCCCACTTGTAGGCGTACGGACGGACAACTGCTGCTCTCCACTCTGCTGTTTCAGCCAGAGCCAAGGACAACCATTGCCAGCTGGGCCGATGCTGAGGGGCAGCCCCTTTTGCTGGACCCAGGCAGGACTCAGCATGGGGTCCCGCTACTatctgacattgtcatgatggaTAAGTCAGAGTGCTTTAACTATGATGCAGGGAAAGAGAACGAGGTAACAAGCTTTGAAATTTCCTCATATGCTCCACAACAGACTTGGTTGAATCAGCAGCAGAATGGGGACAAAGAAGAAGGAAAGAGGCTGTGA